One region of Seriola aureovittata isolate HTS-2021-v1 ecotype China chromosome 15, ASM2101889v1, whole genome shotgun sequence genomic DNA includes:
- the aff4 gene encoding AF4/FMR2 family member 4 isoform X2, with amino-acid sequence MNREDRNVLRMKERERRNQEIQQGGGEAFPANSPLFPEPYKVSSKEDKLSSRIQSMLGNYDEMKEPIGDTLPKLGGKPSNSSSSSEEKSGPPLFGGDQRGVGSGGSSQSSKWTPVGPAAGGSSSQSQKRSGLQGGHGSQRGNGGSSGSSSSQRHGGEVREKKSSKHSGGSEHSKSHTSSPAKGSLSSSSSNSHSRSSLSAEQHHSKERYRSKSPRDREANWDSPSRVHTSFTSGQHSSQAFPPSLMSKPGSMLQKPTAYVRPMDGQETAEPKSSQAESYSGQSHSSTMGEMKSNGKASLSKLKIPSQPVEGPGDANCVDEILKEMTQSWPPPLTAIHTPCKTEPSKFPFPTKDSHPFPGGHKRGSSSKSSSSHQSKACDDQPTMLEDDLKLSSSEDSDVEQESTKNASRNTSASNNSEGAEQSRDDSSSHSGSESSSGSDSESESSTTDSEANEHPRPASPEPEQPMANKWQLDNWFKKAKQFSPASPVDNNVPTKCKKEGRDNSSGRGYGSQGGGSKDSVAPTPSRDLRAAQKGAEGGRGRQKSPAQSEGGTNPRIRVGKKQPKKSEKPPVVEEPKGGLRVESEPAPEIPPHRPKAATKGSRKPSIKKEPKSSPRPTAAAVTTTVDKRKAKAPTKTSQKSREFVDTDSSSSDSEGNESIPSSSQTPKYTESIRTPVCVFSPMEEKELLSPLSDPEERYPARPPQQQVLLVKIDLSLLSRIPGRPYKEPVEIKVERDDSLDRDSKDFSKQSSEKSSSKAKRKHKNDEEGTKPESKRCKLEDKSLSHHKNSSKESKRSLEKKEEPVPSPSMSGLQRTPKAEHPSRKRTVSQSSTSLSSGTGSGKEGSHSTKGNSTSKHRKGEDKGRSTRDGKEKSSKACDNQLAVPSLSTDGSKSQRSKLVFEDRVHSADHYLQEAKKLKHNADALLDRFEKAVYYLDAVVSFIECGNALEKSAQEAKSPFPMYAETVELIKYTMKLKSYMAPDATSADKRLAVLCLRCQSLLYLRLFKLRKDSALKYSKTLTEHLKNSLSNTQAPSPGMGNKAAGMPSPVSPKLSPGTASGYSSVSSSSSASSSVTIPQRIHQMAASYVQVTSNFLYATEVWDQAEQLSKEQKDFFLELDKVMGPLIFNTSSMTELVRYTRQGLHWLRLDAKLIP; translated from the exons TCCAGCAAGGAAGATAAACTGTCCAGCCGTATTCAGAGCATGCTGGGCAATTACGACGAGATGAAAGAGCCCATCGGTGACACACTTCCAAAGCTTGGCGGTAAACCTTCTAACAGCTCGTCTTCCTCTGAGGAGAAATCAGGCCCACCTTTGTTTGGCGGGGACCAGCGTGGTGTCGGTAGTGGTGGCAGCAGCCAGAGCAGTAAGTGGACTCCTGTTGGTCCCGCAGCAGGTGGATCTTCATCCCAATCCCAGAAACGCTCAGGACTCCAGGGTGGGCACGGCAGCCAGAGGGGCAACGGAGGTAGTAGCGGCAGCAGTAGTAGCCAAAGACACGGAGGAGAGGTGCGAGAAAAGAAATCAAGTAAACATAGTGGAGGGTCGGAGCACTCAAAGTCACACACATCGAGTCCGGCCAAGGGCTCTCTGAGTTcctccagcagcaacagccaCTCACGGAGCTCCCTGTCTGCCGAGCAGCATCACAGCAAGGAGCGCTACCGCTCCAAGTCCCCACGAGACAGAGAGGCCAACTGGGACTCGCCCTCACGGGTTCACACCTCCTTCACCAGTGGACAGCACTCAAGTCAGGCCTTCCCCCCATCTCTCATGTCCAAGCCCGGCTCCATGCTGCAGAAGCCCACGGCCTATGTGCGGCCTATGGACGGCCAGGAAACAGCAGAACCCAAGAGCTCACAAGCAGAAAGCTACAGCGGACAGTCGCACAGCAGCACCATGGGAGAGATGAAGTCCAACGGCAAGGCCTCGCTTTCCAAACTCAAGATCCCCTCACAACCTGTGGAG GGCCCTGGTGATGCCAACTGTGTCGATGAAATTCTGAAG GAAATGACTCAGTCGTGGCCCCCTCCGCTGACAGCCATCCACACCCCCTGCAAAACAGAGCCCTCCAAGTTTCCATTCCCTACCAAG GACTCTCACCCTTTTCCAGGTGGACACA agcgAGGCAGTTCCTCCAAGAGCTCCAGCAGCCACCAGTCCAAAGCTTGCGATGACCAGCCCAC TATGCTGGAAGATGACCTGAAGCTGAGCAGCAGCGAAGATAGTGATGTAGAACAGGAGTCTACCAAGAATGCCTCAAGGAACACGTCAGCAAG CAATAACAGTGAAGGAGCGGAGCAATCGAGGGATGACTCCAGCAGCCACAGCGGCTCAGAGAGCAGCTCGGGCTCAGACAGCGAGAGTGAAAGCAGCACGACAGACAGTGAAGCCAACGAGCACCCACGGCCCGCCTCTCCCGAA CCTGAACAACCCATGGCCAACAAGTGGCAGCTGGACAACTGGTTCAAGAAGGCAAAGCAGTTCTCCCCAGCTTCTCCGGTGGACAATAATGTTCCAACCAAATGCAAGAAAGAGGGCAGAGATAATAGCTCAGGACGTGGCTATGGTAGCCAGGGAGGGGGGTCAAAAGACTCAGTGGCACCCACCCCAAGTAGGGACCTACGGGCAGCGCAAAAGGGTGCAGAGGGTGGCCGCGGCCGTCAAAAATCCCCCGCCCAGAGTGAAGGTGGCACGAATCCGCGAATCCGTGTGGGTAAAAAACAGCCCAAAAAGTCAGAGAAGCCCCCAGTGGTAGAGGAACCCAAAGGAGGTCTGCGAGTAGAGAGTGAGCCAGCTCCAGAGATCCCTCCTCATCGGCCCAAAGCTGCCACTAAGGGTTCACGCAAACCAAGTATCAAAAAAGAACCCAAATCCTCTCCAAGGCCGACCGCAGCTGCTGTTACCACCACTGTAGATAAACGCAAAGCCAAGGCACCCACCAAGACATCCCAGAAGTCTCGTGAGTTTGTCGATACAGACTCTTCATCGTCCGACTCTGAAGGGAACGAGAGCATCCCGTCGTCGTCGCAGACGCCCAAGTACACAGAGAGTATCAGgacccctgtgtgtgtgttttctccaatGGAAGAGAAAGAGCTCTTGTCTCCACTGAGTGACCCTGAGGAACGCTACCCTGCAAGGCCGCCTCAGCAGCAGGTTTTACTAGTCAAAATAG ATCTCAGTTTGCTATCAAGGATCCCAGGGCGGCCCTACAAGGAGCCTGTAGAGATAAAAGTGGAGAGAGACGACTCTCTAGACAGGGACAGCAAAGACTTCAGCAAGCAGAGCTCTGAGAAGAGCTCCAGCAAGGCCAAGAGGAAACACAAG AATGATGAAGAAGGCACCAAGCCAGAGAGCAAGCGATGCAAGCTAGAGGATAAGTCTCTATCTcatcataaaaacagcagtaaaGA GTCTAAGAGGTCTttggagaagaaagaggagccAGTCCCTTCTCCTTCCATGTCAGGTCTGCAGCGGACACCCAAGGCAGAGCATCCGAGTCGGAAGAGGACAGTCAGCCAGTCCTCCACCTCTTTGTCCAGcgggacaggaagtggaaaggAGGGTAGCCACAGCACCAAGGGCAACTCCACCTCCAAacacagaaaaggagaagacaAGGGACGCAGCACACGTGATGGCAAG GAGAAATCCTCAAAGGCCTGTGATAACCAGCTGGCTGTGCCTTCGCTCTCCACGGACGGCTCCAAGTCTCAGAGATCCAAGCTGGTGTTTGAGGACAG GGTCCATTCGGCTGATCACTACTTACAAGAGGCCAAGAAACTTAAACACAATGCAGACGCACTG CTGGACCGTTTTGAGAAGGCCGTTTACTACCTGGACGCTGTGGTGTCTTTCATTGAATGTGGTAACGCTCTGGAGAAGAGTGCCCAAGAGGCCAAGTCTCCCTTCCCCATGTATGCTGAAACTGTGGAGCTTATCAA ATACACTATGAAGTTAAAAAGCTATATGGCCCCAGATGCTACTTCAGCAGACAAGAGGCTAGCTGTGCTTTG cctACGATGCCAGTCCCTCCTCTACCTGCGGTTATTCAAGCTGAGGAAGGACAGTGCACTAAAATACTCCAAAACACTCACCGAACACTTAAAG AATTCTCTGAGTAACACCCAGGCTCCCTCTCCTGGAATGGGAAA TAAGGCAGCGGGTATGCCCTCCCCAGTGTCTCCCAAACTGTCCCCGGGAACAGCCAGTGGTTACTCgtcagtcagcagcagcagcagcgccagTTCGTCTGTGACCATACCTCAACGTATCCACCAGATGGCTGCCAGCTACGTCCAGGTCACCTCCAACTTCCTGTATGCCACCGAGGTCTGGGACCAGGCTGAGCAACTATCCAAAGAGCAGAAAg ACTTCTTCCTGGAGTTGGACAAGGTGATGGGTCCTCTGATCTTCAACACCAGCAGCATGACAGAACTGGTGCGTTACACACGGCAGGGCCTCCACTGGCTGCGCCTGGACGCAAAGCTTATTCCCTAG
- the aff4 gene encoding AF4/FMR2 family member 4 isoform X1, giving the protein MASQSGNMNREDRNVLRMKERERRNQEIQQGGGEAFPANSPLFPEPYKVSSKEDKLSSRIQSMLGNYDEMKEPIGDTLPKLGGKPSNSSSSSEEKSGPPLFGGDQRGVGSGGSSQSSKWTPVGPAAGGSSSQSQKRSGLQGGHGSQRGNGGSSGSSSSQRHGGEVREKKSSKHSGGSEHSKSHTSSPAKGSLSSSSSNSHSRSSLSAEQHHSKERYRSKSPRDREANWDSPSRVHTSFTSGQHSSQAFPPSLMSKPGSMLQKPTAYVRPMDGQETAEPKSSQAESYSGQSHSSTMGEMKSNGKASLSKLKIPSQPVEGPGDANCVDEILKEMTQSWPPPLTAIHTPCKTEPSKFPFPTKDSHPFPGGHKRGSSSKSSSSHQSKACDDQPTMLEDDLKLSSSEDSDVEQESTKNASRNTSASNNSEGAEQSRDDSSSHSGSESSSGSDSESESSTTDSEANEHPRPASPEPEQPMANKWQLDNWFKKAKQFSPASPVDNNVPTKCKKEGRDNSSGRGYGSQGGGSKDSVAPTPSRDLRAAQKGAEGGRGRQKSPAQSEGGTNPRIRVGKKQPKKSEKPPVVEEPKGGLRVESEPAPEIPPHRPKAATKGSRKPSIKKEPKSSPRPTAAAVTTTVDKRKAKAPTKTSQKSREFVDTDSSSSDSEGNESIPSSSQTPKYTESIRTPVCVFSPMEEKELLSPLSDPEERYPARPPQQQVLLVKIDLSLLSRIPGRPYKEPVEIKVERDDSLDRDSKDFSKQSSEKSSSKAKRKHKNDEEGTKPESKRCKLEDKSLSHHKNSSKESKRSLEKKEEPVPSPSMSGLQRTPKAEHPSRKRTVSQSSTSLSSGTGSGKEGSHSTKGNSTSKHRKGEDKGRSTRDGKEKSSKACDNQLAVPSLSTDGSKSQRSKLVFEDRVHSADHYLQEAKKLKHNADALLDRFEKAVYYLDAVVSFIECGNALEKSAQEAKSPFPMYAETVELIKYTMKLKSYMAPDATSADKRLAVLCLRCQSLLYLRLFKLRKDSALKYSKTLTEHLKNSLSNTQAPSPGMGNKAAGMPSPVSPKLSPGTASGYSSVSSSSSASSSVTIPQRIHQMAASYVQVTSNFLYATEVWDQAEQLSKEQKDFFLELDKVMGPLIFNTSSMTELVRYTRQGLHWLRLDAKLIP; this is encoded by the exons TCCAGCAAGGAAGATAAACTGTCCAGCCGTATTCAGAGCATGCTGGGCAATTACGACGAGATGAAAGAGCCCATCGGTGACACACTTCCAAAGCTTGGCGGTAAACCTTCTAACAGCTCGTCTTCCTCTGAGGAGAAATCAGGCCCACCTTTGTTTGGCGGGGACCAGCGTGGTGTCGGTAGTGGTGGCAGCAGCCAGAGCAGTAAGTGGACTCCTGTTGGTCCCGCAGCAGGTGGATCTTCATCCCAATCCCAGAAACGCTCAGGACTCCAGGGTGGGCACGGCAGCCAGAGGGGCAACGGAGGTAGTAGCGGCAGCAGTAGTAGCCAAAGACACGGAGGAGAGGTGCGAGAAAAGAAATCAAGTAAACATAGTGGAGGGTCGGAGCACTCAAAGTCACACACATCGAGTCCGGCCAAGGGCTCTCTGAGTTcctccagcagcaacagccaCTCACGGAGCTCCCTGTCTGCCGAGCAGCATCACAGCAAGGAGCGCTACCGCTCCAAGTCCCCACGAGACAGAGAGGCCAACTGGGACTCGCCCTCACGGGTTCACACCTCCTTCACCAGTGGACAGCACTCAAGTCAGGCCTTCCCCCCATCTCTCATGTCCAAGCCCGGCTCCATGCTGCAGAAGCCCACGGCCTATGTGCGGCCTATGGACGGCCAGGAAACAGCAGAACCCAAGAGCTCACAAGCAGAAAGCTACAGCGGACAGTCGCACAGCAGCACCATGGGAGAGATGAAGTCCAACGGCAAGGCCTCGCTTTCCAAACTCAAGATCCCCTCACAACCTGTGGAG GGCCCTGGTGATGCCAACTGTGTCGATGAAATTCTGAAG GAAATGACTCAGTCGTGGCCCCCTCCGCTGACAGCCATCCACACCCCCTGCAAAACAGAGCCCTCCAAGTTTCCATTCCCTACCAAG GACTCTCACCCTTTTCCAGGTGGACACA agcgAGGCAGTTCCTCCAAGAGCTCCAGCAGCCACCAGTCCAAAGCTTGCGATGACCAGCCCAC TATGCTGGAAGATGACCTGAAGCTGAGCAGCAGCGAAGATAGTGATGTAGAACAGGAGTCTACCAAGAATGCCTCAAGGAACACGTCAGCAAG CAATAACAGTGAAGGAGCGGAGCAATCGAGGGATGACTCCAGCAGCCACAGCGGCTCAGAGAGCAGCTCGGGCTCAGACAGCGAGAGTGAAAGCAGCACGACAGACAGTGAAGCCAACGAGCACCCACGGCCCGCCTCTCCCGAA CCTGAACAACCCATGGCCAACAAGTGGCAGCTGGACAACTGGTTCAAGAAGGCAAAGCAGTTCTCCCCAGCTTCTCCGGTGGACAATAATGTTCCAACCAAATGCAAGAAAGAGGGCAGAGATAATAGCTCAGGACGTGGCTATGGTAGCCAGGGAGGGGGGTCAAAAGACTCAGTGGCACCCACCCCAAGTAGGGACCTACGGGCAGCGCAAAAGGGTGCAGAGGGTGGCCGCGGCCGTCAAAAATCCCCCGCCCAGAGTGAAGGTGGCACGAATCCGCGAATCCGTGTGGGTAAAAAACAGCCCAAAAAGTCAGAGAAGCCCCCAGTGGTAGAGGAACCCAAAGGAGGTCTGCGAGTAGAGAGTGAGCCAGCTCCAGAGATCCCTCCTCATCGGCCCAAAGCTGCCACTAAGGGTTCACGCAAACCAAGTATCAAAAAAGAACCCAAATCCTCTCCAAGGCCGACCGCAGCTGCTGTTACCACCACTGTAGATAAACGCAAAGCCAAGGCACCCACCAAGACATCCCAGAAGTCTCGTGAGTTTGTCGATACAGACTCTTCATCGTCCGACTCTGAAGGGAACGAGAGCATCCCGTCGTCGTCGCAGACGCCCAAGTACACAGAGAGTATCAGgacccctgtgtgtgtgttttctccaatGGAAGAGAAAGAGCTCTTGTCTCCACTGAGTGACCCTGAGGAACGCTACCCTGCAAGGCCGCCTCAGCAGCAGGTTTTACTAGTCAAAATAG ATCTCAGTTTGCTATCAAGGATCCCAGGGCGGCCCTACAAGGAGCCTGTAGAGATAAAAGTGGAGAGAGACGACTCTCTAGACAGGGACAGCAAAGACTTCAGCAAGCAGAGCTCTGAGAAGAGCTCCAGCAAGGCCAAGAGGAAACACAAG AATGATGAAGAAGGCACCAAGCCAGAGAGCAAGCGATGCAAGCTAGAGGATAAGTCTCTATCTcatcataaaaacagcagtaaaGA GTCTAAGAGGTCTttggagaagaaagaggagccAGTCCCTTCTCCTTCCATGTCAGGTCTGCAGCGGACACCCAAGGCAGAGCATCCGAGTCGGAAGAGGACAGTCAGCCAGTCCTCCACCTCTTTGTCCAGcgggacaggaagtggaaaggAGGGTAGCCACAGCACCAAGGGCAACTCCACCTCCAAacacagaaaaggagaagacaAGGGACGCAGCACACGTGATGGCAAG GAGAAATCCTCAAAGGCCTGTGATAACCAGCTGGCTGTGCCTTCGCTCTCCACGGACGGCTCCAAGTCTCAGAGATCCAAGCTGGTGTTTGAGGACAG GGTCCATTCGGCTGATCACTACTTACAAGAGGCCAAGAAACTTAAACACAATGCAGACGCACTG CTGGACCGTTTTGAGAAGGCCGTTTACTACCTGGACGCTGTGGTGTCTTTCATTGAATGTGGTAACGCTCTGGAGAAGAGTGCCCAAGAGGCCAAGTCTCCCTTCCCCATGTATGCTGAAACTGTGGAGCTTATCAA ATACACTATGAAGTTAAAAAGCTATATGGCCCCAGATGCTACTTCAGCAGACAAGAGGCTAGCTGTGCTTTG cctACGATGCCAGTCCCTCCTCTACCTGCGGTTATTCAAGCTGAGGAAGGACAGTGCACTAAAATACTCCAAAACACTCACCGAACACTTAAAG AATTCTCTGAGTAACACCCAGGCTCCCTCTCCTGGAATGGGAAA TAAGGCAGCGGGTATGCCCTCCCCAGTGTCTCCCAAACTGTCCCCGGGAACAGCCAGTGGTTACTCgtcagtcagcagcagcagcagcgccagTTCGTCTGTGACCATACCTCAACGTATCCACCAGATGGCTGCCAGCTACGTCCAGGTCACCTCCAACTTCCTGTATGCCACCGAGGTCTGGGACCAGGCTGAGCAACTATCCAAAGAGCAGAAAg ACTTCTTCCTGGAGTTGGACAAGGTGATGGGTCCTCTGATCTTCAACACCAGCAGCATGACAGAACTGGTGCGTTACACACGGCAGGGCCTCCACTGGCTGCGCCTGGACGCAAAGCTTATTCCCTAG
- the aff4 gene encoding AF4/FMR2 family member 4 isoform X3: MLGNYDEMKEPIGDTLPKLGGKPSNSSSSSEEKSGPPLFGGDQRGVGSGGSSQSSKWTPVGPAAGGSSSQSQKRSGLQGGHGSQRGNGGSSGSSSSQRHGGEVREKKSSKHSGGSEHSKSHTSSPAKGSLSSSSSNSHSRSSLSAEQHHSKERYRSKSPRDREANWDSPSRVHTSFTSGQHSSQAFPPSLMSKPGSMLQKPTAYVRPMDGQETAEPKSSQAESYSGQSHSSTMGEMKSNGKASLSKLKIPSQPVEGPGDANCVDEILKEMTQSWPPPLTAIHTPCKTEPSKFPFPTKDSHPFPGGHKRGSSSKSSSSHQSKACDDQPTMLEDDLKLSSSEDSDVEQESTKNASRNTSASNNSEGAEQSRDDSSSHSGSESSSGSDSESESSTTDSEANEHPRPASPEPEQPMANKWQLDNWFKKAKQFSPASPVDNNVPTKCKKEGRDNSSGRGYGSQGGGSKDSVAPTPSRDLRAAQKGAEGGRGRQKSPAQSEGGTNPRIRVGKKQPKKSEKPPVVEEPKGGLRVESEPAPEIPPHRPKAATKGSRKPSIKKEPKSSPRPTAAAVTTTVDKRKAKAPTKTSQKSREFVDTDSSSSDSEGNESIPSSSQTPKYTESIRTPVCVFSPMEEKELLSPLSDPEERYPARPPQQQVLLVKIDLSLLSRIPGRPYKEPVEIKVERDDSLDRDSKDFSKQSSEKSSSKAKRKHKNDEEGTKPESKRCKLEDKSLSHHKNSSKESKRSLEKKEEPVPSPSMSGLQRTPKAEHPSRKRTVSQSSTSLSSGTGSGKEGSHSTKGNSTSKHRKGEDKGRSTRDGKEKSSKACDNQLAVPSLSTDGSKSQRSKLVFEDRVHSADHYLQEAKKLKHNADALLDRFEKAVYYLDAVVSFIECGNALEKSAQEAKSPFPMYAETVELIKYTMKLKSYMAPDATSADKRLAVLCLRCQSLLYLRLFKLRKDSALKYSKTLTEHLKNSLSNTQAPSPGMGNKAAGMPSPVSPKLSPGTASGYSSVSSSSSASSSVTIPQRIHQMAASYVQVTSNFLYATEVWDQAEQLSKEQKDFFLELDKVMGPLIFNTSSMTELVRYTRQGLHWLRLDAKLIP; encoded by the exons ATGCTGGGCAATTACGACGAGATGAAAGAGCCCATCGGTGACACACTTCCAAAGCTTGGCGGTAAACCTTCTAACAGCTCGTCTTCCTCTGAGGAGAAATCAGGCCCACCTTTGTTTGGCGGGGACCAGCGTGGTGTCGGTAGTGGTGGCAGCAGCCAGAGCAGTAAGTGGACTCCTGTTGGTCCCGCAGCAGGTGGATCTTCATCCCAATCCCAGAAACGCTCAGGACTCCAGGGTGGGCACGGCAGCCAGAGGGGCAACGGAGGTAGTAGCGGCAGCAGTAGTAGCCAAAGACACGGAGGAGAGGTGCGAGAAAAGAAATCAAGTAAACATAGTGGAGGGTCGGAGCACTCAAAGTCACACACATCGAGTCCGGCCAAGGGCTCTCTGAGTTcctccagcagcaacagccaCTCACGGAGCTCCCTGTCTGCCGAGCAGCATCACAGCAAGGAGCGCTACCGCTCCAAGTCCCCACGAGACAGAGAGGCCAACTGGGACTCGCCCTCACGGGTTCACACCTCCTTCACCAGTGGACAGCACTCAAGTCAGGCCTTCCCCCCATCTCTCATGTCCAAGCCCGGCTCCATGCTGCAGAAGCCCACGGCCTATGTGCGGCCTATGGACGGCCAGGAAACAGCAGAACCCAAGAGCTCACAAGCAGAAAGCTACAGCGGACAGTCGCACAGCAGCACCATGGGAGAGATGAAGTCCAACGGCAAGGCCTCGCTTTCCAAACTCAAGATCCCCTCACAACCTGTGGAG GGCCCTGGTGATGCCAACTGTGTCGATGAAATTCTGAAG GAAATGACTCAGTCGTGGCCCCCTCCGCTGACAGCCATCCACACCCCCTGCAAAACAGAGCCCTCCAAGTTTCCATTCCCTACCAAG GACTCTCACCCTTTTCCAGGTGGACACA agcgAGGCAGTTCCTCCAAGAGCTCCAGCAGCCACCAGTCCAAAGCTTGCGATGACCAGCCCAC TATGCTGGAAGATGACCTGAAGCTGAGCAGCAGCGAAGATAGTGATGTAGAACAGGAGTCTACCAAGAATGCCTCAAGGAACACGTCAGCAAG CAATAACAGTGAAGGAGCGGAGCAATCGAGGGATGACTCCAGCAGCCACAGCGGCTCAGAGAGCAGCTCGGGCTCAGACAGCGAGAGTGAAAGCAGCACGACAGACAGTGAAGCCAACGAGCACCCACGGCCCGCCTCTCCCGAA CCTGAACAACCCATGGCCAACAAGTGGCAGCTGGACAACTGGTTCAAGAAGGCAAAGCAGTTCTCCCCAGCTTCTCCGGTGGACAATAATGTTCCAACCAAATGCAAGAAAGAGGGCAGAGATAATAGCTCAGGACGTGGCTATGGTAGCCAGGGAGGGGGGTCAAAAGACTCAGTGGCACCCACCCCAAGTAGGGACCTACGGGCAGCGCAAAAGGGTGCAGAGGGTGGCCGCGGCCGTCAAAAATCCCCCGCCCAGAGTGAAGGTGGCACGAATCCGCGAATCCGTGTGGGTAAAAAACAGCCCAAAAAGTCAGAGAAGCCCCCAGTGGTAGAGGAACCCAAAGGAGGTCTGCGAGTAGAGAGTGAGCCAGCTCCAGAGATCCCTCCTCATCGGCCCAAAGCTGCCACTAAGGGTTCACGCAAACCAAGTATCAAAAAAGAACCCAAATCCTCTCCAAGGCCGACCGCAGCTGCTGTTACCACCACTGTAGATAAACGCAAAGCCAAGGCACCCACCAAGACATCCCAGAAGTCTCGTGAGTTTGTCGATACAGACTCTTCATCGTCCGACTCTGAAGGGAACGAGAGCATCCCGTCGTCGTCGCAGACGCCCAAGTACACAGAGAGTATCAGgacccctgtgtgtgtgttttctccaatGGAAGAGAAAGAGCTCTTGTCTCCACTGAGTGACCCTGAGGAACGCTACCCTGCAAGGCCGCCTCAGCAGCAGGTTTTACTAGTCAAAATAG ATCTCAGTTTGCTATCAAGGATCCCAGGGCGGCCCTACAAGGAGCCTGTAGAGATAAAAGTGGAGAGAGACGACTCTCTAGACAGGGACAGCAAAGACTTCAGCAAGCAGAGCTCTGAGAAGAGCTCCAGCAAGGCCAAGAGGAAACACAAG AATGATGAAGAAGGCACCAAGCCAGAGAGCAAGCGATGCAAGCTAGAGGATAAGTCTCTATCTcatcataaaaacagcagtaaaGA GTCTAAGAGGTCTttggagaagaaagaggagccAGTCCCTTCTCCTTCCATGTCAGGTCTGCAGCGGACACCCAAGGCAGAGCATCCGAGTCGGAAGAGGACAGTCAGCCAGTCCTCCACCTCTTTGTCCAGcgggacaggaagtggaaaggAGGGTAGCCACAGCACCAAGGGCAACTCCACCTCCAAacacagaaaaggagaagacaAGGGACGCAGCACACGTGATGGCAAG GAGAAATCCTCAAAGGCCTGTGATAACCAGCTGGCTGTGCCTTCGCTCTCCACGGACGGCTCCAAGTCTCAGAGATCCAAGCTGGTGTTTGAGGACAG GGTCCATTCGGCTGATCACTACTTACAAGAGGCCAAGAAACTTAAACACAATGCAGACGCACTG CTGGACCGTTTTGAGAAGGCCGTTTACTACCTGGACGCTGTGGTGTCTTTCATTGAATGTGGTAACGCTCTGGAGAAGAGTGCCCAAGAGGCCAAGTCTCCCTTCCCCATGTATGCTGAAACTGTGGAGCTTATCAA ATACACTATGAAGTTAAAAAGCTATATGGCCCCAGATGCTACTTCAGCAGACAAGAGGCTAGCTGTGCTTTG cctACGATGCCAGTCCCTCCTCTACCTGCGGTTATTCAAGCTGAGGAAGGACAGTGCACTAAAATACTCCAAAACACTCACCGAACACTTAAAG AATTCTCTGAGTAACACCCAGGCTCCCTCTCCTGGAATGGGAAA TAAGGCAGCGGGTATGCCCTCCCCAGTGTCTCCCAAACTGTCCCCGGGAACAGCCAGTGGTTACTCgtcagtcagcagcagcagcagcgccagTTCGTCTGTGACCATACCTCAACGTATCCACCAGATGGCTGCCAGCTACGTCCAGGTCACCTCCAACTTCCTGTATGCCACCGAGGTCTGGGACCAGGCTGAGCAACTATCCAAAGAGCAGAAAg ACTTCTTCCTGGAGTTGGACAAGGTGATGGGTCCTCTGATCTTCAACACCAGCAGCATGACAGAACTGGTGCGTTACACACGGCAGGGCCTCCACTGGCTGCGCCTGGACGCAAAGCTTATTCCCTAG